A region of the Microcystis aeruginosa FD4 genome:
CCTTTAGCAGAAGCAATGACAGCATTTCCTCACGTTAGCGAGGCAGGTTTAACCGGGGGGACACCCCGCTACAGTGAAGAACAATTGCGACAGGAATTTAAGCTAAATGCCCCTAAAGAAAAAACTATTTTATTGAGTTTTGGTGGGTTAGGATTAGAAGCAATTCCCTATGATAACCTCGCCAGGTTTCCCGATTGGCAATTTATCACTTTTGAAAAAAATGCGCCCGAATTGCCCAATTTAGTCCGCTTACAGGATAAACCAGATCGGAGCTATCGTCCTGTGGATTTTATGCCTCTGTGCGATCGAATTATTTCCAAACCGGGATATAGTACCTTTGCCGAGGCTTTAAAATTAGAGGTTCCGATTGTTTCCCTGATGCGAGAAGGTTTCGCCGAATCAGCGATTTTATTGGCTGGAATCCAAGATTATAGTTATCATCAAATCATTAGCAGTGAAGAATTTTTTCAAGGTAATTGGGACTTTTTGCGCCAAGCCCCCCAACCGCCAAGATTAAAGGTTAAACTGGCTAAAGATGGTGCAGAATCGATAGCGAAAGCTATCGTAGAATACTTTGAGAGGCAACAGCAATGATTAACTTAGCCAATTTAACCTCGGATTATTAGCGGTGAATTTAGTTATCGGTCAGCCAGCCTTAGTTTATTGAACAAAGTCCTAGAAACCAGTCAAATTACCGCACTATTTTTTGACAATCACATTCGGGATAATCAGGGCAGTATCAGCCTCGAAATCGTCAAAAACACCGATAACCCCCCTGGGGAAAGTTGACGGCGAACCTGAGCAGAGAACTAGGGAGACAGAAACAAGATCGGGCAGAAAGCCGATACTTGTTACAATAGTTTACAAATCACCCTGCCTTGTCACCGAACTATGTCCGAACAGATGATCTCCCCAGAGATGCAAACCGAAGAAGCGATTACCGTTGAAGTGCAGCCCGTCCATATTCCCGAAGAGCATCGGGAAGATATCGGCCCCATGGATGACAACGTAGCCGAGAGTTGGCGCTACAATCCCCAAGTTATTAACGACTATTACCGTCGGCGACCTCTAGAAGTTGTGGGGAGATTAATCGAAATTGCCCTACCGGTTTTATCTTTTGTCATCGGTATCTGGTGGGATAAACTGCGGGGAAAATCGCCAAAAAATGAAATTAGACGGGCTGTACAATTGCGGGAAATGTTGACAAAATTGGGACCGACCTATATTAAAATCGGTCAAGCTCTCTCTACTCGGCCTGATTTAGTACCTCCTTTATATTTAGAAGAATTAACCACTCTCCAGGATCAAATTCCCTCTTTTCCTAATGAAATTGCCTATCGTTTTATCGAAGAAGAATTAGGTTATTCTCCCGAAGAAATTTATGCAGAATTATCCCCCAATCCGATAGCGGCAGCTTCCCTAGGACAAGTTTATAAAGGTAAATTAAAAACCGGAGAGAGAGTCGCCGTTAAAGTACAGCGTCCCGATTTGATTCGCTGTATAACTTTAGATGTGTATATCATGCGTAGTTTGGCGACTTGGGCTAAAAGTAATATTAAAAGACTTCGCTCCGATTTAGTGGCAATTACCGACGAATTAGCCAGTCGTATTTTTGAAGAAATTAATTATCTTCACGAAGGACAAAACGCCGAAAAATTCGCTCAACTTTATGGTCATATTGCCGAAATTTACATACCCAAAATCTACTGGAAATATACTGGGCGACGAGTTTTAACCATGGAGTGGGTGGACGGCACAAA
Encoded here:
- a CDS encoding glycosyl transferase, with translation MSRPVVYFAVTNHGFGHAVRSASVVANIIKLNPEILPILVTTAPRWLLDSYISGEYIQRHRGFDVGVIQSDSLTMDKLATKEKLEQIIAKSRAIIASEVNFIKTNRVGLVVADLPPLAALIAKSAGLPCWMIGNFGWDFIYRDWGEEFAGISDWISRCYNQCDRLFKLPLAEAMTAFPHVSEAGLTGGTPRYSEEQLRQEFKLNAPKEKTILLSFGGLGLEAIPYDNLARFPDWQFITFEKNAPELPNLVRLQDKPDRSYRPVDFMPLCDRIISKPGYSTFAEALKLEVPIVSLMREGFAESAILLAGIQDYSYHQIISSEEFFQGNWDFLRQAPQPPRLKVKLAKDGAESIAKAIVEYFERQQQ